Sequence from the Cryptococcus neoformans var. grubii H99 chromosome 3, complete sequence genome:
AGGGTGAGCGATGGAGTCGTGCTTCATGAGCATGGCGACTTCAAGATTGATGAGCTTGAATGCTGCCGCCATCTCCTCGTCGGTCTGCTCAACTATAGCCGAGTTGAGATCCTCGAGAAGCTTGTATGTGTTGACGTTGACGGGTCGGGGCAAACCCCTCTTTATAACAGTACTTCTCCTCTCAAGCTCGCGtcgctcctcttcctctctagCAGCCTTTAATCTCGCATCCCTCTCGGCAGCGTCTTCCTCTGTTAAAGGCtcggcttcttccgcctcctcttcatctccttctgtcTCAGCAAGCTCAAAATTATTTTCAGGTTCGGGCAAGGCCGCAAAGCCAGCCTTCAAAGCTCGGCGAGACTCGGCAAGGCGGCGTTTCTCGTTCACGGGAGTTACACCGTACACGGATGCATCGTAGTTGATGTTCAAATCATCTCGGAAAGGGGTCCGCAGAGAAGTGGCATCAACACCAGGGATTGTTCGAGTCGAAGTGAGTACGCCACCTCGAGCAGAAGTCGCAAGAGGATTGGGGGTAGCGGCAACATCGTGTCGAGGTGTGGCTCCTTCAAATCCAGTGCCTGCAGAAGGACCGTGCAGAGGAGtgttctcttctcccaaaagAGGAGTTTGTGCTGCCATCATATTTCGGAGATTTCGGGCCTCGGCCATAACATTGTCCTCTGACTCGACATTAGCACCGCACAACGACTGAAAAACAGATAATGATCTTACGTTGAGGAGCTGTTCTTGGTGTCCTAGCCATTTTAGCCTGGCCCAAAGCCTCATATTCGCCTAGCAAACCCTCTGTCGCCCTGTTGCCTTCACCAACCAGCTCCCTCGCTAATTCTCCTGCTTGCCCGATCTTGACAATATCTTCCAGTTCTCGCTCTCCAACCTGAGGCATCGGCAAATTtagcttcctcctcctaaTAATCTGTTCTTGCTCCTTAAGTTTCTTGATCTGCGCTTCTCGGGCCGCCACAAACTGCTGCGTTTGGTTAGACTTgccatctcccttcttctgtcgctttttcctctcttcaatctcgtcCAACTCCTGCTTGCGTTTTCCCTCGAGGGCCCGAAGTGTTGAACCGACAGGAGCAGTGTAGACCTTGGCTTGCTCCTCCGTGACGTCGTAGAAACCAGGAGCAGGCTGCTTCTCAAAGGGTATGTCGGCGTTGTAATCcatacccttcttcttcggcttGGCACGAAGGTTAATACCAGCGGCTTTCAATTCACGCTTCTTTTGTAAAAAAGCTAATCGCCTGGCCTCTTCCAATTGCCTTTCTCGGGCCTTGCGCTTGGCTTTTTTGCCTTGTGTGTTGGCCAATCTCGCTCGCGCTTCCGACAACATTTCCTTCTCTAATGAGACATCAATGAACCGCACAGGCGACCAAACATTCTGATACACGTaccgtcatcatccataTCGATGGGGTCAGGCCTCGCTGGTCTTGTCTCGGGGTCTGTGTCAATTTCTCCCGGCCTGAGACCTCTAGCATCGGTAGCTGGTTTGCTCgattcatcctctcctgcTCCTAATCCCAGCTCCTCGTTGTCCTTCGCCTCCGCGTCATCCAAAAGTTTTTGGTATCGCTCAAGACATTGTGTAGCTGTACGACCGACGATAGGAGCAATGGTCCGCCATTGAGTAGGCATGAGCTTggcaagatgaagaagctttTCGTCCTCCGTCTGAAACCACTGTTAGCCATTACACCATTGCATGACACCGAATGCGCTTGCCTTTGACCATTCCACTTTTTTGATCGAAGGGTCTAACCATTCGTACCATCTCGCTTTACATTGCTTGGGGGTTTTTCGGACCAAAAGTGATGAGATACGAGCCCATTGCTGTGAAACCCAGCTTGTCAACTTCGTTCCCATAGATTGGTGGATAGATGTGCGGCTTATACTCACATTCTTACCGTATTTTGAGATGGCGGCCTTGAGAATTTCGTCCTCTGTGTTTCTCCAAACACCGCCCTTGACAATGACTCGCTGTTATGCACTATTTAGCTTTCGTCTATGCAACAAGACACAATGCACACTGACCATTATGAAGTAACAATGATGTAAGGTTTTGGAACGTGAGAGTATACCTTCTCCAATCCCCGTCCGAGTCTATGATATTGACAGTCCGATTCCTTTGAGACTTGCGGTGCAGTACGAGATGTGCTTCGGCCTGAACGATCCTTCCGgatggaaaaaaagaagagaaacaGAAGCTGAATCGATGTCTAGTGAATTCGAGGTTTCAAGCATAATGACCACGCACGGCCACCAAGCAACCGCTGCAACAGCGTCGGAATTTGCGGCGTTATCTCGATGTGGCATATACACCTGGTATGTTCTCGCGTTCTTATTCTACAGAACGAAGTTCGCTGAGTGTATGCGATACTTTTAACAAGACACGGAAATATGCGTCTGCATTAACGTTCTAAAACAGAATTTAACCCTAATCCCAAACATCACTGGTACAGATATAGTCTACAGTTCAGATTTTCTACTCCTTCACTTCCACCTCATAAGAATATTCCGCAACACCTCATTGCTCGGCATATAGGACCAACTTTTGGCCCTCAGCTCTCAACCAATTTTTCAAATCCTTATCATCCATCAGCTCCCTATAACCTTCTCCGCTATCCATCGATACCCTATATCTCAACATTGTAACCCCTGGTCCTAGTCTCGCTCGCACTTTGTCAGATAACTCGGCGAACGTCACAGCTAAATGTACTCGTATGGCGATCAGGTCATCAGTAGCCCTATCATAAATTTTTATCTTTATATACGGCGGCGGACCAGATTGGGGTGCAGTACCGGGCGTAGTGGCGCTCGTGGAAGTTGAAGGAGGACCTCCAGCACCCATACCCCATGACGACGATGTGTTGGCGGTGGAAGGACCCCCGGAGACATAATGCGCCGCGGCGGACTGCCTGCCAGATGCGGAGTAAGCCGATGAGTCAGGTCTCGACGAATGATGAGGGTTTGTATTAATGGGCGGAAGAGGTGATGCGCCACGTGATGACATGCTCTTCGATACAGTGTGCTTTTGGTAAGCTTGTGGAGAATGGCGGTATTGATTGGGGGACTGAGAGTGTCGTGATGTGACAGATTGAGATCTCATCCCGTTTGTGGGGGCGCCATAGTCTTCCAGTCTGACATCTGCCAACTGCTCTTCTAGCTCTCCCAAAGCATCTTGTCTCGACACCTTCTCAAAGTGATCACCATGTCGAGTAGCAAAGAATGCCCTAAACAATTCATGCCGAAGGATAAAGCCGGCACCCTTGGACTTCAGATCAAGCAGCTCTTTGACGTACACATCTAACTCTTCCCTTCGGTATTCAGTTAATTCGTCATCAATCTCGTAATCCACTGGGCCGGGCATATACGGCAAAATACGCTCCGGCGTAGAGCGACCGTCAGCGGAACCGGATCGACCAGCTTCGACGGGGAATGTATCGAGAAGAGCAATCTGAAAGTCGTAGAAGTCTTCGTATGATCGATAAAGACCGAACGTATAAGCAGAAGCGGTAAGATCATCGGGGACAAAAGTGACCTGAAGGCGGAACCAATATACGCCATTCTCCTGGTGAAACGAGGGAACAGACATAGACATCAAGTCGCCGAGAGGTAACATTTCGTTCTTCACAGGGACATAAGGGGGTTGCTTTGAGGACCTTTCAGTGGGCGCAGGGGTGGTAGAAGACGACGATGCCCCACTGGGAGGGTTGATCAAAGTAGTTGACACAGATCCTGTACGAGACATCGAACTATAAGAGTCGGAGGTCCGGGTGGTTTGTGCCGGAGCGTAAGGTGAGTTGGTGACACCCTGCCCAGGAGCTATGTCAAGTTTCCCGAGAGGTATAGCCGCAGCCTTGTACTCTGcagttttcttcttccattcttccaccatGGGGATCGAGTTTGGCTCAATCTCAATAAGCTGCCCCGTTTTAGGATCTCTAACCTCTACGAAGGCAACAGGGATCAACCCTGGGCCACCGAGACGCCCGATAGGTTTTGCAACGAACCTGGACAGAACTTTGAGCCTTTATTATCGATGATTGATGTAGATGACGCACCATTCATGATTGCTCTGGGCCATGATGACAATGGGTTCTCCTTTCTTGGCTTCCAACTCGTCTGGTCTTTCAGCTCGAAAGTCGTACTGCACAATCGCGTACACTCTGTAATCGAATCAGATATAAGTTCAGCAAACAGAAGATGATTTAACGCTTAGATGATTCAAAGCTTACGGGTTTTTCTGTGTCCGGGCTTCGTCGGCAGAAGCAGGCGGCGAGAATATTGGACCCGCTTTTCGTACATCTTTTTGAGACACGGAGCTATGGGACGGCGTGTTTGGTCTAACACTGAATTTGTCAATACTCGCCAACGTCATGGTGTTTCCACATGAAATTTCTTACCTTCCATGATCGACCGATCTTTGCCCCCCCGGATGCCTACCGCCCTTTACAAACTCCTCAAAATCAATCTTGGGCACCAATCCCCTGGATCCAGTGAGTGGATCTATATTTTATTAGCCAAAGCCCGATATGACGCGTCTCTCGCATCCAACATTACGACTTACTCAACGCCTCGAACCAgacatctctttctcccgTCACATACCAGAAATCGCCCTTGCTGTAGCTCAGCTCTTGTGGATTCGTGCTTTGATGGGAGGTGAGCGCTTTAATCACTTTTTGAGGAGGTGCTACTTTTTCAGCTGGTCTGCCGAGCGCATGAGGATTCCCGGAGTAAGAGATCGGTAGCGGGGGCGAAGGTTGAGGGGAACCGCTGTTTTTTTCATTGTTTAAAGAGCGCCTGAGAGATTTCATAGTATTCGCTGTGTCGATTGGTTGCCGAGAGCTTGCCGGAAATGGGCTGGTACGCGATGATAAAAGATCGGTCGAAATATGAGAACGaacgaaaagaaaagagaaccGCGGCGTGTGTTGTTTTGCTCTGTTGTCATTCAGACTGTGCcgtggcggcggcggcggtgtCCACGTTGAAAAGTACTCAACTACGTACTTACCTATCATCTGGATCATATTCATTCTCTCACCACCAAGTATCGTCTTCATCCGCTAGATGCGCCACCGTTACTACTCGGAGTGCACGAAGACTGCCCATTGTGCGCTTATTGATGTCGCTAATGTCTATGTAACCAGCAATAGCGGAGGAGTAGTACTCCGAGTCTTGCAGGGTCTTCCTTCGATCAATCTCCGGTATGCCTTTAGAGCTTCGCTCGCCAAAGGGCGTTCACATACTGTTCCGCAATgagccatcatcatcctctgaTCCCATGTACTACTACCTCATCGTATATATTTTTGCGACAGGGGAATCATTCGGCGACAAATTATGAACGAAGGAAACAGTTGTTGCGTAAGCAATCTGGATGGACAAATACATCTGAATAAGGTCAAATCGATCAGACGTTACCCGTTCTCTCAGGAGGAATAGCTGTCATGTTTATTACCAAGCCTCACAGACCTGGAGAGATGTTAGCTTTAGTCCAGTGAATGAATAGAGGCGATGATGGGGTTCGGCCGCCCAAtaatgaagaaggcttgTGCGAACGTATGCATATGCTTGGCGACGGTGAGCATCGGTTAGTCGAGTCCTGTGGCATACATCGAGTCGAATATTTAGTTGGCCAAGAAGAGTTGTAACAACATTGCCTGCTGCAAGTAACGGAGATGAAATTTAATTAATCATCAAAGAAGTTCACAACACTACTCGTACTTACTACTCGTGCTCATTTGGCTCTCGGACACACGGCAATCTCAGATATATCACACTACTGTGTTTCATCATGAATTATCGTATTTAACATCACAACAAATACATGTACAGCTACATAAATCTAGAACGTGCCCAATCGGCCCGAAGTGCATGTAACGAGCGGCATTTGACTCCGTCCCGTTGCGTCTACTCGAGTAGTACGCCTACGTTTCCTCCTAGCCTCCTATTCCTCCGCTTTCCTTACGGCAAGCTCCTCAGCATGCTCTTCCTGATATAATGGGTCAAAGAGTTGACCCTCAGGGTacctctgcttcttcttacTCCCCCGAGTAGCTTTGTCAAGCGCCTGGGCAGCCTTGACTCTCGCCAACTCATCCTCCAGAAGCGCGTTCCTCGCCATCAGCTGCTCACTGGCCTTTTCAAGCTTAAGCATGGCTGAGAACGGGTCAACTTTCCCCTGTCGGACCGCGCGATTGTTCGCACGAAGGATGCGGAGGTTGCGAGGGGTAAGGAGGTCCTCAGTGGTAGCTTGGGGGGAAGGAGTGGCCGGCGCTTGCTCCTCAACTTTCATGATGGCAGGATCAAGAGGAAACAGGCCCGATTTCCTCCAAGCTCCTCGAATTTGACGTGAGGTCGCCGTCTCCCGCCACGCCCTCTGGTGCCAGCCCCAAAATATCCCCATGACCACCCCTCTAAGGGAGTTACCGAGCTGGTATTCATCCAGTTGTCGATGGTACGCTGCCTTGAGGGCATTGAAGAAGTCGACGTCGAGAGGTTGGAACCTGCCGCCCATCTTCACAGGAAGAAGTATCACGACAATGTTCCTAGCCCAACATGCTTCAAGGAAATCCACTTTGGTGTGCGATTCGGCACCATCGAAGATGAGTAGTCGTCGTTCACAACCTCCACTAGCAATATCGTGAGTATAGGGGTCAAAGGCGTCTTCAAGCCATTTCAACATCACATAGCTGTTGATCCAGCCTGAATCGGTGTTGATAGCGAGCTGGCGCACCACCCCGTCACCCTTCTCCCGCACCTTGAACCAACTTTCTTGCAGTTGTGCGCCTTGatagatgatgagaggaggaactggTGCAGAATCGATGCCGATGCAAGCCACAGATGTGATGTGTTCATTTGACGGTGGTACAGCTTGGCCATTCTTTGGATGGGTACGAGGCGCAACTTTGCGCACCCTTCTAGAGCCGAGAGCTCGAAAGCAACTTCGTCCATGTTGAAGATAAGGCGGGGGGCGTAGAGACCAGTATCGTACACATCTTTGACCTGTGAAAAGCATTCAAATAGTCTCGGCAAATACTGCGAGATACATACAAGGTGGTAGAAAGCTCTGCGTGTCTCAGGAATGTCTGCTTGTAGACGTCCGAGCTCTTGATAAGAGAAAAAACGCGAATGTATGGTATCGCAATGTCGCTGGATGAACCGTGAGCCCCAATTGACGCCTAATTTTCCATCATAGACCGCTTCTGCAAGTTCAACGACGTGTCTTGGCGTCAAGAAGGTGTCTCGCCTAGCATATTCGTTGATTTTTTTGAccaattcctcttcctgtACGATAGAGAGGTGTCGAGGGGCCGAGGCCGTATGGGACGAGTGTACGCCGGTGTGACGGTCGTAGAGGGATGATTTTGAGACCTCGTATAAATCTGCGGCTTTCTGATAGCTTTCAAGGGGGTTGTTTATCTTGTGCTCAAGTGTGAGGGTCATAGAATCAGCTGTTGTGGAGATATAGATGTAAATACATGGTGAA
This genomic interval carries:
- a CDS encoding pre-mRNA-splicing factor CEF1 — protein: MRVIVKGGVWRNTEDEILKAAISKYGKNQWARISSLLVRKTPKQCKARWYEWLDPSIKKVEWSKTEDEKLLHLAKLMPTQWRTIAPIVGRTATQCLERYQKLLDDAEAKDNEELGLGAGEDESSKPATDARGLRPGEIDTDPETRPARPDPIDMDDDEKEMLSEARARLANTQGKKAKRKARERQLEEARRLAFLQKKRELKAAGINLRAKPKKKGMDYNADIPFEKQPAPGFYDVTEEQAKVYTAPVGSTLRALEGKRKQELDEIEERKKRQKKGDGKSNQTQQFVAAREAQIKKLKEQEQIIRRRKLNLPMPQVGERELEDIVKIGQAGELARELVGEGNRATEGLLGEYEALGQAKMARTPRTAPQQDNVMAEARNLRNMMAAQTPLLGEENTPLHGPSAGTGFEGATPRHDVAATPNPLATSARGGVLTSTRTIPGVDATSLRTPFRDDLNINYDASVYGVTPVNEKRRLAESRRALKAGFAALPEPENNFELAETEGDEEEAEEAEPLTEEDAAERDARLKAAREEEERRELERRSTVIKRGLPRPVNVNTYKLLEDLNSAIVEQTDEEMAAAFKLINLEVAMLMKHDSIAHPLPGTSTPGGLASEYDMPEDDFVAAAKKAIHTELTNALGLPGASDEHLRLAIGAVAEENEAAFAEAWAKEREGLVYSPSTQSWVDRTSLSPEELSACYTAMINASRDRVIAEATKATKAEKKLGKQLGGYQTLNEKVKKAIVDVMEETHQTKRDMETFLMLKGIEEAAAPARLEKIREEVAVLERRERDLQARYAELNDKRRENLAAIEQLEEDKIVLAAQAALEAQGGEVADGDVDINGA
- a CDS encoding bud emergence protein 1 encodes the protein MKSLRRSLNNEKNSGSPQPSPPLPISYSGNPHALGRPAEKVAPPQKVIKALTSHQSTNPQELSYSKGDFWYVTGERDVWFEALNPLTGSRGLVPKIDFEEFVKGGRHPGGQRSVDHGSVRPNTPSHSSVSQKDVRKAGPIFSPPASADEARTQKNPVYAIVQYDFRAERPDELEAKKGEPIVIMAQSNHEWFVAKPIGRLGGPGLIPVAFVEVRDPKTGQLIEIEPNSIPMVEEWKKKTAEYKAAAIPLGKLDIAPGQGVTNSPYAPAQTTRTSDSYSSMSRTGSVSTTLINPPSGASSSSTTPAPTERSSKQPPYVPVKNEMLPLGDLMSMSVPSFHQENGVYWFRLQVTFVPDDLTASAYTFGLYRSYEDFYDFQIALLDTFPVEAGRSGSADGRSTPERILPYMPGPVDYEIDDELTEYRREELDVYVKELLDLKSKGAGFILRHELFRAFFATRHGDHFEKVSRQDALGELEEQLADVRLEDYGAPTNGMRSQSVTSRHSQSPNQYRHSPQAYQKHTVSKSMSSRGASPLPPINTNPHHSSRPDSSAYSASGRQSAAAHYVSGGPSTANTSSSWGMGAGGPPSTSTSATTPGTAPQSGPPPYIKIKIYDRATDDLIAIRVHLAVTFAELSDKVRARLGPGVTMLRYRVSMDSGEGYRELMDDKDLKNWLRAEGQKLVLYAEQ